In one Alnus glutinosa chromosome 12, dhAlnGlut1.1, whole genome shotgun sequence genomic region, the following are encoded:
- the LOC133852159 gene encoding protein VAPYRIN-LIKE-like has product MDRLVQPDVKEVELAFKRGQKCTTTFRLTNLMHTMAVAVSLTTTNPSVYSFTQPFSIIPPLSSSSYTLVLSRQSDHPPLSSPPDAITIRSTMLPTGKAHLDGLRRLFAKPGPHVFRDATIPINLVGPHVVEFLITHHTQISETDFFFKKAISGCTGSQITTLLRPAIVNCKANLVTDLIDAGADVNDKDSNGLSMIGLAVRAGHLDVAKILIASGCEIDHRVDRVLHEAAAKNRVDLMEVLCAAFGDIDVNSVDSDGRTPIHAAAVMGFVEAIRFCVRLGGEADVFDCNGWSPLHFAAAEGHLEAVECLLEGSNGKYVVNNDGKTAFALAVENEHLHLLDVLHLGDRLHRAARVGDIQGMKSCLAQGANVNGKDMNGWTPLHRAAFKGRIECVNLLLDHGAQVDVVDDAGYTPLQCAAEAGQVQVASLLIAHGAKANGESLKAVVSLDLDRFKNHPSLVHPLCHEKERA; this is encoded by the coding sequence ATGGACAGGCTGGTGCAACCAGACGTTAAAGAAGTGGAATTGGCCTTCAAGAGAGGCCAAAAGTGCACCACCACGTTTCGGTTGACCAACCTCATGCACACCATGGCTGTGGCTGTGTCGCTCACCACCACAAACCCTTCTGTCTACTCTTTCACCCAACCCTTCTCCATTATCCCACCGCTCTCTTCCTCATCCTACACCCTCGTCCTCTCCCGGCAGTCCGATCATCCCCCTCTCTCTTCCCCTCCCGATGCCATCACCATCCGATCCACCATGCTCCCCACCGGCAAAGCCCACCTCGACGGTCTTCGCCGTCTGTTTGCCAAGCCCGGACCTCACGTTTTCCGTGACGCCACCATACCCATCAACCTTGTCGGTCCCCACGTCGTCGAATTCCTCATTACGCACCATACCCAGATCTCAGAAACCgatttcttcttcaagaaagccATTTCTGGTTGTACTGGGTCCCAGATTACAACCCTGCTGAGACCCGCTATAGTAAATTGTAAAGCAAATTTGGTCACTGATTTGATTGATGCTGGTGCTGATGTGAATGATAAGGATTCAAATGGGCTGTCCATGATTGGGTTGGCCGTTCGTGCCGGTCATCTTGATGTTGCGAAGATTCTGATAGCTTCTGGTTGTGAAATTGATCATAGGGTCGACAGGGTTTTGCACGAGGCGGCGGCCAAGAACAGAGTGGATTTGATGGAGGTTTTGTGCGCAGCGTTTGGAGATATCGATGTGAATTCGGTCGATTCCGATGGCCGGACGCCAATTCATGCTGCGGCGGTCATGGGGTTTGTTGAGGCGATAAGGTTTTGCGTGCGGCTTGGAGGGGAAGCTGATGTCTTCGATTGTAATGGGTGGAGTCCGCTGCATTTTGCGGCGGCGGAGGGGCATTTGGAGGCCGTGGAGTGTTTGCTGGAAGGCTCTAATGGTAAGTACGTGGTGAATAATGACGGGAAGACTGCGTTTGCGCTTGCCGTGGAGAATGAGCATTTGCATTTGCTGGATGTTTTGCATTTGGGGGATAGGTTGCATAGGGCGGCGAGGGTGGGTGATATTCAGGGAATGAAGAGTTGCCTTGCGCAAGGGGCAAATGTGAATGGGAAGGATATGAATGGTTGGACGCCTCTGCATAGGGCTGCATTCAAGGGGAGGATTGAGTGTGTGAATTTGTTGCTTGATCATGGTGCGCAGGTTGATGTTGTTGATGATGCTGGGTACACGCCGCTGCAATGTGCGGCCGAGGCGGGGCAAGTCCAGGTTGCTTCGCTATTGATTGCTCATGGAGCTAAGGCGAATGGGGAGAGCCTCAAAGCTGTGGTTTCTTTGGATTTGGATCGTTTCAAGAATCACCCTTCTCTTGTTCATCCTCTGTGTCATGAGAAAGAACGAGCTTGA